GGCTACTGGATCTTCATGCCGGGTTTGGCGCCACTGTCGGGGCTGAGCAACCAAATATCGCCACCGCCGGGGCCTGCCGCTAAAACCATGCCTTCAGATACACCAAAGCGCATTTTACGGGGGGATAGGTTAGCGACCATCACGGTCATCTTACCCACTAGCTCCTCGGCTTGGTACGCACTTTTTATTCCGGCAAAAACATTGCGCTCACCGAGTTCGCCTAAGCTGAGGGTTAGCTGCAGCAGTTTGTCTGCGCCCTCTACGGCATTGGCGGCGATGATTTCGGCGACGCGTAAATCAACCTTGGCAAAATCCGGGAACTCAATGGTGTCGGCAATCCCGCTGTCTTCTTTTTTCTTGGTGGCGTTTTTTGCTGGCGCTTTTGCATTTTCAATTTGGGCATTCGGTGCCGGTGTGCTGGCAGCGCTGGCGTCAACCATGGCGGCCACTTTATCGGGATCCACCCGTGAAATCATGGCTTTAAATGGCGTGATAGGATGATTGAGCAGCGGTTTGAAACTGCCCGACCACGCGATATCGCAATTCAAAAAGGCCGCCGCTTGTTTGCTGAGTTCGGGCAGCACAGGTGTCAGGTAGGTGACCAATACGCGGAATATATTCAGACATTGTGAGGCTACGGCGGCAGCTTCTGCGGCGCCACCTTCCTGCTTGGCCAGTTTCCAGGGTTCGCGCTGATCAAAGTATTCGTTGCAGGCATCGGCCTGGGACATGATCTCCCGAACGGCTTTGCCGTATTCGCGGTTTTCAAAATAACCGGCAAGGGTGTCGCTGAGTGCAATGGTTTCTTCCCATAGCGCGGGGTTATCTAATGCCGAACTGGTTTTGCCATCATTGCCTTTGTGGACAAATTTGGCGCTACGACTGGCGATATTCACCAGCTTGCCCACCAGGTCGGAATTGACGCGCTTGGTGAAATCTTCAAGATTCAGGTCGATATCATCGACGGCGCCAGAGAGCTTGGCAGCAAAGTAGTAGCGCAGATATTCAGCGGGCAGGTGCTGGAGGTAGGTTTCTGCCTTAATAAAGGTGCCCCGTGATTTGGACATCTTCTTGCCGTTGACGGTGAGAAAGCCGTGGGCATAAATCGCGGTGGGTTGGCGGAAACCTGCGCTGTCGAGCATCGCGGGCCAAAACAGACCATGGAAATTGATGATGTCTTTACCGATAAAGTGATAGAGCTCGGCGCTGGAGTCTTTGCCCCAGTAATCGTCAAAGTTGCGGTCGGTTTTTGCGCACCAGTTGGCGCAGCTGGCCATGTAACCGATGGGCGCGTCTAGCCAAACATAAAAATATTTGCCGGGAGCGTTGGGAATTTCAAATCCAAAATAGGGGGCGTCTCGGGAAATATCCCAGCTGTGTAATCCGGCATCGAGCCATTCATTGAGTTTGTTGGCAATTTGCGGCTGCAGGCTGTCGCTGCGGGTCCAGCTGCGGAGCATCTCGGTGAATTCGGCCAGTTTGAAAAAGTAGTGGGTCGATTCTTTCTCGATGGGCGTAGCGCCGGAAATCGCCGACCGGGGGTTGATGAGTTCGGCGGGGGTGTAAGTGGCACCACAGGCTTCGCAGTTATCGCCGTACTGATCTTCGGCTTTACATTTTGGGCAGCTGCCTTTGATGTAGCGGTCGGCCAGAAACAATTCCCGTTCGGGATCAAACAGCTGGGTAATGTCCCGGCGCTCGATATGACCGTTGGCATCTAAGCGATTATAAATCAGCTCAGATAATTCCCGGTTTTCAGGGGAATGGGTGGAGTAATAATTATCGAACTGAACTAAAAAGCCCGCCAAGTCCCGCTCGTGTTCGGCTTTGACCCGGGCAATTTGTTCTTCTGGAGTGATGCCGAGTTTTTCTGCGGTGAGCATAATCGCGGTGCCGTGGGCATCATCAGCGCAGAGATAAGCGCAGTCGTTGCCACGCAATTTCTGGTAGCGAACCCAGATATCGGTTTGAATCGATTCCAGCAAGTGCCCCAAATGAAGGGGGCCGTTGGCATAGGGCAGGGCGCTGGTGACCAGAATCTTCCGCGACATGATAATCCTTGTTTGCTAAAAGCGAATTTCGATAGGGTTAAGGCAGCGCGCTATACGCGGGCTGGCTAAGTTTCGAGGCGCGATACTATAGCGTTTTTGGCGTGCTTCTGCACCTTCTGGCGCGTTGTTTGGCTGGCATCTGGCGCGTATACTCGCGGGTTCGTTTATTATCCAATTCCCAACGGAGTATTCATGTCTGCTGAGCTGGAAGGCGCAGTCCGCCAAAGTCTGCAAGGGTTTATATTGCCTGGTTTGAGTTTGCCTTTGTCGGCGGTGGCCGATATTGCTGACATTCAGTGTTCTGGCGGTGATGTGTCAGTCTCTGTTGTGTTGGGGTTTGCGGCTAAAAGCCGTCAACAGCTATTCCAGCAAGCCGTTGTTGATGCGGTGCAAGCTGTGCCGGGTGTTAATCATGCCGTGGCCAATGTTAGCTGGCAGATTATGGCGTATGCGCCCCAGCAAAATCTGCAAAATATGGAGAATGTCCGCAATATTATTGCGGTAGCATCAGGTAAGGGTGGGGTTGGCAAGTCAACCACGACGGTTAATCTGGCCCTGGCTTTGGCTGCAGAAGGCGCCAAAGTGGGTATTTTAGATGCCGATATTTACGGGCCGAGTTTGCAGATGCTGCTGGGAGTTGCTGAGGGCGTTCGACCAAAACAGTATGGCACCCACTATCTACTGCCAGTAGAAGCGCACGGGCTTCAAACCATGTCGATGGCTTACTTGGTAACGGATAAAACGCCGATGGTCTGGCGTGGGCCGATGGCCACCGGTGCGCTTCAGCAGCTGCTTTATCAGACGTATTGGCAAGATCTGGATTATCTGCTGATTGATATGCCGCCGGGTACGGGTGATATTCATTTAACTCTGTCTCAAAAGGTGCCGATATCAGGCTCGGTTGTCGTTACGACGCCGCAAGATATTGCGCTGC
The DNA window shown above is from Spongiibacter sp. IMCC21906 and carries:
- the metG gene encoding methionine--tRNA ligase, whose amino-acid sequence is MSRKILVTSALPYANGPLHLGHLLESIQTDIWVRYQKLRGNDCAYLCADDAHGTAIMLTAEKLGITPEEQIARVKAEHERDLAGFLVQFDNYYSTHSPENRELSELIYNRLDANGHIERRDITQLFDPERELFLADRYIKGSCPKCKAEDQYGDNCEACGATYTPAELINPRSAISGATPIEKESTHYFFKLAEFTEMLRSWTRSDSLQPQIANKLNEWLDAGLHSWDISRDAPYFGFEIPNAPGKYFYVWLDAPIGYMASCANWCAKTDRNFDDYWGKDSSAELYHFIGKDIINFHGLFWPAMLDSAGFRQPTAIYAHGFLTVNGKKMSKSRGTFIKAETYLQHLPAEYLRYYFAAKLSGAVDDIDLNLEDFTKRVNSDLVGKLVNIASRSAKFVHKGNDGKTSSALDNPALWEETIALSDTLAGYFENREYGKAVREIMSQADACNEYFDQREPWKLAKQEGGAAEAAAVASQCLNIFRVLVTYLTPVLPELSKQAAAFLNCDIAWSGSFKPLLNHPITPFKAMISRVDPDKVAAMVDASAASTPAPNAQIENAKAPAKNATKKKEDSGIADTIEFPDFAKVDLRVAEIIAANAVEGADKLLQLTLSLGELGERNVFAGIKSAYQAEELVGKMTVMVANLSPRKMRFGVSEGMVLAAGPGGGDIWLLSPDSGAKPGMKIQ
- the apbC gene encoding iron-sulfur cluster carrier protein ApbC, which encodes MSAELEGAVRQSLQGFILPGLSLPLSAVADIADIQCSGGDVSVSVVLGFAAKSRQQLFQQAVVDAVQAVPGVNHAVANVSWQIMAYAPQQNLQNMENVRNIIAVASGKGGVGKSTTTVNLALALAAEGAKVGILDADIYGPSLQMLLGVAEGVRPKQYGTHYLLPVEAHGLQTMSMAYLVTDKTPMVWRGPMATGALQQLLYQTYWQDLDYLLIDMPPGTGDIHLTLSQKVPISGSVVVTTPQDIALLDARKGIEMFQKVSVPVLGVIENMAVHICSQCGHHEHIFGEGGGQSIAADYGVKMLGSLPLSMQIREQADCGQPVMVADAAGEAAASYRQAALAMAATLAERQRSASAAAFPNINISDD